The Candidatus Poribacteria bacterium nucleotide sequence ATTCGGATGAGTGCGATGTCGCCGACGTATACGCCGGCGGAGCCCCGTATATCGGATTCCGGCTCCGTTCCCCTGTCCTATGGCGGAGGCGGCGGGGAGGGGAAGATCTTTGCGTTGAAGTTCAAGCCTAAGAGGCCGGTCGTTCCCCGCGTGTCCCCTCACATCGATGCTCTTCACGATTTCAGGCCCTTGCTCGATCCGACGGTCGAGCTCGATGTGCCCGATTCCCCTCTGGCATATCTCGGTGAGAGGATGGCGCGGCAGGGCGGCGACAAGCTGGATCTCGTCCTGGTGATAGACACGAGCGAGAGCATGGCGAACGATATATTCTATGTGGAGATGCATCTGGAGGATATGCTGGAGAAGCTGAGGGGGGGCGGGGTGGATTACAGGATCATCGTCGTTCAGTTCAGGCACAGCCTCGCGTATTCGATCATAGGCAGGGATGTCCTGATATCCAGGCCGATGAGGCGGATCGACGATGTGAAAAGGCTGCTCAGAGGGATAAGGTGTCGGGCGGATGAGAGGGCGCTGGACGCCCTATGGAAGGC carries:
- a CDS encoding VWA domain-containing protein, which translates into the protein MSRNLFSLHALLISVLLHLIGLVSIYLLIRPNSSGRIGSTTEVSLIRIYRRPRRPMTHRLPVLSLDSGSVEVRSPALSFHPSPHPVQIRMSAMSPTYTPAEPRISDSGSVPLSYGGGGGEGKIFALKFKPKRPVVPRVSPHIDALHDFRPLLDPTVELDVPDSPLAYLGERMARQGGDKLDLVLVIDTSESMANDIFYVEMHLEDMLEKLRGGGVDYRIIVVQFRHSLAYSIIGRDVLISRPMRRIDDVKRLLRGIRCRADERALDALWKAANEIEFRPGADRRFVFITDEYVSGKHSSNEVMDLIRRKRIRVDVIGLPDPFQRSIALMTGGSWLPIWKLRD